A single genomic interval of Terriglobus albidus harbors:
- a CDS encoding rhomboid family intramembrane serine protease, whose protein sequence is MRSTGPITLNLPHFSGATRKLILIHLASFFGFLVLEWAARDIAHLLTGYVVLVPQSVFHGYVWQLLTFIFYPAGLLGMIFALLSLWFLGVWMEGTFGSRRLVELYLFTAVGAGLLASAISYTHIFGLRQDLVAAGPWPAVMGLMTAFASLMGDSEMYVFFVIRMKAKYAVAIFILLQLATVIQGGDRFGALAELCGALCGWLYFKFAPTRGVVFGASERYFGLRNGYYRWKRRRAARKFEVYMRKQNRVVKFDEEGRYIAPDDERRDPRDRKWMN, encoded by the coding sequence ATGCGCAGCACCGGACCCATCACGCTGAACCTACCCCACTTTTCCGGCGCGACCCGCAAGCTCATCCTCATCCATCTGGCGTCCTTCTTTGGCTTCCTTGTGCTGGAATGGGCAGCCCGGGATATCGCGCACCTGCTAACCGGATATGTGGTCCTGGTGCCACAGAGTGTCTTCCACGGCTACGTCTGGCAACTGCTGACCTTCATCTTCTACCCGGCTGGTCTTCTGGGGATGATCTTCGCCCTGCTCTCGCTGTGGTTCCTGGGCGTGTGGATGGAGGGAACCTTCGGCAGCCGGCGTCTGGTGGAGCTCTATCTGTTTACCGCTGTCGGCGCAGGTCTGCTGGCCTCGGCGATTTCCTATACGCACATCTTCGGATTGCGCCAGGATCTCGTTGCTGCCGGTCCATGGCCCGCGGTCATGGGGCTGATGACGGCGTTTGCCTCGCTGATGGGCGACAGCGAGATGTATGTCTTCTTCGTCATCCGGATGAAGGCAAAGTATGCGGTCGCGATCTTTATCCTGCTGCAACTGGCGACTGTCATCCAGGGCGGTGATCGTTTTGGTGCATTGGCGGAGCTCTGCGGAGCTTTGTGCGGCTGGCTCTACTTCAAGTTCGCGCCGACGCGTGGAGTTGTCTTCGGCGCCAGCGAGCGTTACTTCGGTCTGCGCAATGGCTACTATCGCTGGAAGCGCCGCCGTGCCGCGCGTAAGTTTGAGGTCTACATGCGCAAGCAGAACCGCGTGGTGAAGTTCGATGAAGAGGGCCGTTACATTGCTCCGGATGACGAGCGCCGCGATCCCCGCGACAGAAAGTGGATGAACTGA
- a CDS encoding RES family NAD+ phosphorylase, which produces MILWRISRFKDLKGVGGQRAPGRWHFAGQPVVYLAEHPAAALLEVCAHTAANDVPPEFTLLRIVGPTVKLDEIRASQLGAGWQHNLERTQRLGTEWLRKAETVLSKVPSAIVPETANYVFNPLHRSAKRFRIAESYAYPFDERLKR; this is translated from the coding sequence GTGATTCTCTGGCGCATCAGCCGCTTCAAAGACCTGAAGGGCGTCGGCGGACAGCGTGCGCCTGGTCGCTGGCACTTTGCCGGCCAGCCGGTTGTCTATCTGGCGGAGCACCCGGCGGCTGCGCTACTCGAGGTCTGCGCTCATACGGCGGCTAACGATGTCCCGCCGGAATTCACGTTGCTCCGCATTGTGGGTCCGACGGTGAAGCTGGATGAGATTCGCGCATCACAGCTTGGTGCGGGATGGCAGCATAATCTCGAACGCACACAGCGTCTGGGGACAGAGTGGTTACGCAAGGCGGAGACGGTTCTATCGAAAGTCCCGAGCGCGATTGTGCCGGAGACAGCGAATTACGTCTTCAATCCATTGCATCGTTCGGCGAAGCGATTCCGGATTGCGGAGAGTTATGCGTATCCGTTTGATGAGCGGTTGAAGCGGTAG
- a CDS encoding RidA family protein, protein MSDINKTAVSTKEAPAAIGPYSQAIRVGDTLFTSGQVALDPATGNLIEGGIKEQTVRVLENLKAVLAAAGLDMVHVVKTTVFLKDMKDFAAMNEIYAKYLAPAGIVAPARSTIQVAALPKDALVEIEVIAKESA, encoded by the coding sequence ATGAGCGACATCAACAAGACCGCCGTCTCCACCAAGGAAGCACCGGCCGCCATTGGCCCCTATTCGCAGGCTATTCGGGTCGGCGACACACTTTTCACCTCCGGCCAGGTGGCCCTCGACCCCGCTACCGGCAACCTGATCGAAGGCGGCATCAAGGAGCAGACCGTCCGCGTGCTGGAAAACCTGAAAGCTGTTCTCGCCGCCGCCGGCCTGGACATGGTGCACGTGGTCAAGACCACCGTTTTCCTCAAGGACATGAAGGATTTCGCCGCGATGAACGAGATTTACGCCAAGTATCTCGCCCCGGCAGGTATTGTCGCTCCGGCGCGCTCTACCATCCAGGTAGCAGCGTTGCCCAAAGACGCGCTGGTTGAGATTGAGGTCATCGCCAAGGAATCCGCTTAA
- the rbsK gene encoding ribokinase, protein MRKSVLVIGSLNFDLVVHAERIPLAGETVRGSGYDSLLGGKGANQAIAAARLGAQVRMAGRVGSDSYGGALLDGLDEAAVDVAGVQVSDGPSGLAVITHSSDGQNAIVVQPGANGLVTAADIRALEFAEVGVVLLQLEIPMDAVVAAAQEAHKAGLAVILDPAPVAALPEELLRAVTWLTPNETEAAQLVAGSMEPQQTAERLLAIGCRNVALKLGERGAFLMGADCEPTLVPAFAVKAVDTTAAGDCFNGAFAVRLLAGDSPQAAARYANAAAAISVTRLGAQVSMPSRDEVEALSGNHG, encoded by the coding sequence GTGCGGAAGTCGGTGCTGGTGATTGGAAGCCTCAACTTCGATCTCGTCGTGCATGCGGAGCGTATTCCGCTGGCCGGAGAGACCGTTCGTGGCAGCGGATACGATTCGCTGCTGGGTGGGAAAGGCGCGAACCAGGCTATCGCTGCGGCGAGACTGGGGGCGCAGGTGCGCATGGCGGGCCGTGTCGGTAGCGACAGTTACGGCGGCGCACTGCTGGACGGTCTGGATGAGGCCGCGGTGGACGTTGCTGGTGTGCAGGTAAGTGACGGACCGTCAGGGCTGGCGGTGATTACTCACTCCTCCGATGGGCAGAATGCGATTGTCGTACAACCAGGCGCGAATGGTTTAGTCACAGCAGCGGATATCCGTGCGCTTGAGTTTGCCGAAGTCGGCGTGGTCTTGTTGCAGCTCGAGATCCCGATGGATGCGGTGGTTGCGGCTGCACAGGAGGCGCACAAGGCCGGCCTTGCAGTCATCCTCGATCCTGCCCCTGTTGCAGCGCTACCGGAAGAGTTGCTGCGCGCGGTGACATGGTTGACTCCGAATGAGACTGAGGCTGCGCAGCTTGTTGCAGGCTCGATGGAACCGCAGCAAACGGCCGAACGCCTGCTGGCGATAGGATGCCGCAACGTGGCGCTAAAGCTGGGCGAACGCGGAGCATTTCTGATGGGCGCTGATTGTGAGCCTACGCTGGTGCCCGCATTTGCGGTGAAGGCTGTGGATACGACGGCGGCAGGGGACTGCTTCAATGGAGCGTTTGCGGTGCGGCTCCTGGCCGGGGACTCGCCGCAGGCAGCGGCGCGATATGCGAATGCTGCCGCTGCGATCTCGGTGACGCGATTGGGGGCGCAGGTGTCGATGCCGTCGCGGGATGAAGTGGAGGCGTTGTCAGGAAATCATGGCTGA
- a CDS encoding carboxypeptidase-like regulatory domain-containing protein, whose protein sequence is MRRLSLIRLVVAAGLTAAAALPIAMPTAAVAQQKQRTVEGKVIDGSDGALKGAVVYLKDTRTQSVKSFITSEDGAYRFGQLSQNTDYELWAVHEGKKSNTKTVSSFDSKNAFQINLKVN, encoded by the coding sequence ATGCGTCGCCTGTCCTTAATTCGCCTTGTCGTCGCCGCCGGCCTTACCGCCGCGGCTGCTCTGCCGATCGCAATGCCTACCGCTGCCGTGGCGCAGCAGAAGCAGCGCACCGTGGAAGGCAAGGTCATCGACGGCTCTGACGGCGCCCTGAAGGGGGCCGTGGTCTACCTGAAGGACACCCGCACCCAGTCCGTAAAGAGCTTTATCACCAGCGAGGACGGAGCCTACCGCTTCGGCCAGCTCTCCCAGAACACCGACTACGAGCTCTGGGCCGTGCACGAGGGCAAGAAGAGCAACACCAAGACGGTCAGCTCCTTCGACAGCAAGAACGCCTTCCAGATCAACCTGAAGGTTAACTAG
- the parS gene encoding type II RES/Xre toxin-antitoxin system antitoxin: MDLQDNSTSILPSFLWHNVYMNTAMVQIGDWLGLGAPVTEAAVLKIVEARLAPSVVGRLSELGLERAEIDEVVIPSRTLQHRKAKREKLTLEESDRVLRVIRVLSAAEATYGSRERALAWLRRPHARLDGRAPLSLLKTDTGSRIVEEMLVQIDEGFFVE, translated from the coding sequence ATGGATCTTCAGGATAACTCGACCAGCATTTTGCCATCATTTTTATGGCATAATGTTTACATGAATACCGCCATGGTCCAGATCGGCGATTGGCTTGGCCTCGGTGCTCCGGTGACCGAGGCGGCGGTGCTGAAGATCGTTGAAGCGCGGCTTGCGCCCTCGGTCGTTGGCCGCCTTTCTGAGCTTGGGCTGGAGAGGGCGGAGATCGACGAGGTTGTGATTCCGTCGCGCACCCTGCAGCATCGCAAGGCGAAGCGGGAGAAGCTGACACTGGAGGAGTCTGACCGGGTACTGAGGGTGATCCGTGTGCTCTCGGCGGCGGAGGCAACGTATGGTTCGCGCGAGCGTGCTCTGGCGTGGCTTCGCCGGCCGCATGCGCGCCTGGATGGCCGAGCTCCGCTGTCTCTGCTGAAGACAGACACCGGCAGCCGCATTGTCGAAGAGATGCTGGTACAGATCGACGAAGGCTTTTTCGTCGAGTGA
- a CDS encoding aldo/keto reductase → MEKKQLGRSGLMVSPICLGGNVFGWTIDEQKSFTILDAFVDRGFNFIDTADVYSRWVPGNKGGESETILGNWFARSGKRDKVVLATKVGMEVAEGKGLRKAHIVKAVDQSLQRLQTSYIDLYQAHTDDAETPLEETLGAFASLAQAGKVRAIGASNYTGKRLAVALDIAKQNGFPRYESIQPHYNLVVRQEYEEGVEPVVDKHNIGVIPYFSLAAGFLTGKYKSKADAEGAARAGYVTKYFDERGERILKALAEVSASTGAKQATVALAWLLSRRTVTAPIASATSLEQLHEVLAAAELKLHRDDTVKLCKASAL, encoded by the coding sequence ATGGAGAAGAAGCAGCTTGGCCGCTCGGGCCTGATGGTTTCACCGATCTGCCTGGGTGGCAATGTTTTTGGTTGGACGATCGATGAACAAAAGTCCTTCACCATCCTGGATGCATTTGTCGATCGCGGCTTCAACTTCATCGATACGGCTGATGTCTACTCGCGCTGGGTTCCGGGTAACAAGGGCGGCGAGAGCGAGACGATCCTCGGCAACTGGTTCGCCCGCAGCGGCAAACGCGACAAGGTGGTGCTGGCCACGAAGGTCGGCATGGAAGTCGCCGAAGGAAAGGGCCTGCGTAAAGCGCACATCGTGAAAGCCGTGGACCAATCGCTGCAGCGGTTGCAAACGAGCTATATCGACCTCTACCAGGCGCACACGGATGATGCCGAGACTCCGCTCGAGGAGACGCTTGGAGCCTTTGCATCACTAGCGCAGGCCGGGAAGGTGCGTGCGATCGGAGCCTCGAACTACACCGGTAAACGCCTCGCCGTCGCTCTTGATATCGCCAAACAGAATGGATTTCCGCGATACGAGTCGATCCAGCCACACTACAACCTCGTAGTACGTCAGGAGTATGAAGAGGGTGTGGAACCGGTGGTGGATAAGCACAACATCGGTGTCATTCCTTACTTCTCGCTGGCTGCCGGATTTCTTACAGGGAAGTACAAGTCGAAGGCAGATGCGGAAGGCGCAGCGCGCGCGGGCTATGTGACCAAGTACTTTGACGAACGCGGAGAGCGCATCCTGAAGGCGCTTGCGGAGGTCTCGGCATCAACCGGCGCCAAGCAGGCAACAGTAGCGCTGGCGTGGCTGTTGAGCCGTCGTACCGTCACCGCTCCCATTGCGAGTGCGACGAGCCTCGAGCAGTTGCATGAAGTGCTGGCTGCGGCGGAGTTGAAGCTGCATCGTGATGACACGGTGAAGCTGTGTAAGGCGAGCGCGTTGTAA
- a CDS encoding VWA domain-containing protein, whose product MKKSLFAALLLLVPSIAFAQETPTIRVNTNLVQVPVSVDYKGERLYGLKPEQFVVQDNGVEQKIRLDEDADQQGIALFVLVECGRESMMQFGNISGLATMVESIVGGAPKLIAVARYASGPELLQDFTGNMEKTTMTLNALKPCEDGGANTLDAVKYAAEALSQRPSRYRRAILLVGETRDHGSKVKPEAVVEELGRSNVVVDSVSFNPGKTEIVNSLFHGQMGSGPLGLLIMAVNALKKNVPKTLSELSGGEYINFTTQKGFDNGMLRLSNHIHDYYLLSFQPPANVEPGLHRITISIPDYPDAKLRARQSYWAGPAGAQ is encoded by the coding sequence ATGAAGAAGAGCCTCTTCGCCGCGCTTCTCCTCCTCGTCCCCAGTATCGCCTTCGCGCAGGAAACCCCGACCATCCGCGTCAACACCAACCTGGTGCAGGTGCCGGTCTCAGTCGATTACAAGGGCGAGCGGCTCTATGGCCTGAAACCTGAACAATTTGTGGTGCAGGATAACGGGGTCGAGCAGAAGATCCGCCTCGATGAAGACGCCGATCAGCAAGGGATCGCACTCTTTGTCCTGGTGGAGTGCGGCCGCGAATCCATGATGCAGTTCGGCAACATCAGCGGCCTGGCCACCATGGTGGAAAGCATCGTCGGCGGTGCACCCAAACTCATTGCAGTGGCCCGCTACGCCTCCGGGCCGGAGCTGTTGCAGGACTTCACCGGCAACATGGAAAAGACCACGATGACGCTAAACGCCCTCAAGCCCTGTGAGGATGGCGGCGCCAACACGCTCGACGCCGTGAAATATGCCGCCGAGGCACTAAGCCAGCGTCCCAGTCGCTACCGCCGTGCCATCCTGCTGGTTGGGGAGACGCGCGACCATGGCAGCAAGGTCAAACCCGAGGCCGTCGTCGAAGAACTCGGTCGCTCCAATGTCGTCGTTGATTCGGTGAGCTTTAACCCCGGTAAGACCGAGATCGTGAACAGCCTCTTCCACGGCCAGATGGGCTCTGGGCCCCTTGGCCTGCTGATCATGGCGGTCAATGCTCTGAAGAAGAACGTCCCCAAAACCCTGTCCGAACTCTCAGGCGGCGAATACATCAACTTCACCACCCAGAAGGGCTTCGACAACGGCATGTTGCGGCTTTCGAACCACATCCACGACTACTACCTGCTCAGTTTCCAACCTCCGGCCAACGTCGAACCAGGGCTGCACCGCATCACCATCTCCATCCCCGACTATCCCGACGCCAAACTCCGCGCGCGTCAGAGCTACTGGGCCGGACCAGCCGGGGCACAGTAA
- a CDS encoding peroxiredoxin family protein produces MTFRNRTIALAAVVLSSSAVFAQNSLAGRWDAAFTLNGTEIPFRLDISEDGQQIKGTLFNGDKETETTTAAKRNNNEVVLDFEHYLTTISANANGDTLTGKLRGRFEREKYIADYPFHATRHADATAAASAQAPNIAGNWEIPHETAKGEKAWRFIVKQNGAEAQASILRIDGDTGALTGTYKNGSWLLSHFDGARPLLVRVTPKDDGTLEVKTEGAYTPTEPLIAYRSDVARSKGFAEPENYSKHTTVRDANERFSFKFPDVNGKLVSSDDARFKNKVVLAIVTGTWCPNCHDEARYLVELDKKYRDKGLEIVALNFEEPEQQDSLAREKAFIQHYGVKYTYLLAGAPAEMWEKVPQAVNLNTWPATLFVGKDGRVRLVHSGFASPSSGAFNDQLKQEFTAEIEALLAEKDVKNLADNGTAPLASHTTASTNHNASY; encoded by the coding sequence ATGACATTCCGCAATCGAACTATCGCACTCGCTGCCGTGGTCCTCAGCAGCTCTGCCGTCTTCGCGCAGAACTCACTCGCAGGACGCTGGGACGCGGCCTTCACTCTCAATGGAACGGAGATTCCGTTCCGTCTCGACATCTCCGAAGACGGCCAGCAGATTAAAGGCACACTCTTCAACGGAGACAAGGAGACCGAAACCACAACCGCAGCGAAGCGCAACAACAACGAAGTCGTACTCGACTTTGAGCATTACCTGACGACGATCTCGGCAAACGCCAACGGGGACACGCTTACCGGTAAGCTGCGTGGACGCTTTGAGCGTGAGAAGTACATCGCCGACTATCCCTTCCATGCAACCCGTCATGCTGATGCCACGGCAGCAGCCTCTGCGCAGGCCCCGAATATTGCGGGCAACTGGGAGATTCCGCATGAGACCGCAAAGGGCGAGAAAGCATGGCGCTTTATCGTGAAGCAGAACGGCGCGGAAGCGCAGGCGTCGATTCTGCGTATCGATGGCGACACCGGAGCGTTGACCGGAACTTATAAGAACGGAAGCTGGCTGCTGAGCCACTTCGACGGAGCTCGTCCTCTGCTGGTGCGGGTAACACCCAAGGACGACGGGACGCTGGAGGTGAAGACCGAAGGAGCATACACGCCAACAGAGCCGCTGATTGCATACCGCTCTGACGTAGCACGCAGCAAGGGCTTCGCGGAGCCGGAGAACTACAGCAAGCACACGACCGTGCGCGATGCGAATGAGCGGTTCAGCTTCAAGTTCCCGGACGTGAACGGCAAGCTGGTTTCCAGCGATGATGCCCGTTTCAAAAACAAAGTGGTTCTTGCGATCGTGACCGGAACCTGGTGCCCGAACTGCCATGACGAAGCGCGCTACCTGGTCGAGCTCGACAAGAAGTATCGCGATAAGGGGCTGGAGATCGTTGCTCTGAACTTCGAAGAGCCTGAGCAGCAGGACTCGCTCGCTCGCGAGAAGGCGTTCATCCAGCACTACGGTGTGAAGTACACCTATCTGCTGGCCGGCGCCCCGGCAGAGATGTGGGAGAAGGTCCCGCAGGCGGTCAATCTGAACACCTGGCCGGCGACGCTGTTTGTCGGCAAGGATGGCCGCGTGCGCCTGGTCCACTCGGGCTTCGCCTCGCCCTCGAGCGGAGCCTTCAACGATCAGCTCAAACAGGAATTCACTGCGGAGATAGAAGCGCTCCTCGCAGAGAAGGACGTCAAGAACCTCGCGGACAACGGGACTGCACCGTTGGCTTCGCACACGACGGCGTCGACAAACCATAACGCTTCTTACTAG
- the msrB gene encoding peptide-methionine (R)-S-oxide reductase MsrB, giving the protein MAETPMLDLQTTSGKIHKTEQEWRELLTPEQFHILRGKGTEPAFTGALHQNHQDGTYCCAGCGAELFTSDKKFDSGSGWPSFWLPISEDVIEAHEDSSYGMRRIEVTCARCGGHLGHVFRDGPRPTGLRYCINSASLEFDKEPK; this is encoded by the coding sequence ATGGCCGAAACCCCTATGCTCGACCTGCAGACGACCAGCGGTAAGATCCATAAGACCGAACAGGAGTGGCGCGAGCTGCTCACCCCGGAGCAGTTCCATATCCTGCGCGGGAAGGGAACGGAACCGGCATTTACCGGCGCCCTGCACCAGAATCATCAAGATGGAACCTATTGTTGTGCAGGGTGCGGAGCTGAGCTGTTTACCTCAGACAAGAAGTTCGACTCAGGTTCCGGCTGGCCCAGCTTCTGGCTGCCTATCTCGGAAGATGTGATTGAAGCGCACGAAGACAGCAGCTACGGCATGCGCCGCATCGAAGTGACCTGCGCCCGCTGTGGCGGCCACCTCGGCCACGTCTTCCGCGACGGTCCCCGCCCCACCGGTCTTCGCTACTGCATCAACTCCGCGTCGCTGGAGTTCGACAAAGAACCCAAGTAA
- the aspS gene encoding aspartate--tRNA ligase: MTLDFLGSTTRTHRCGELRAADAGKPVVLMGWINRRRDHGDLIFLDLRDRTGITQVVLDKSLSGHDALAKAETSRPEYVIAALGKVRLRDESLVNPKMPTGEIEVLATELLILNDAKTPPFSPADDAIQNEEMRLKYRYIDLRRAEMQQNFLVRHKVNQAIRQTLSDEGFLEIETPFMTRSTPEGARDYLVPSRVHPGTFYALPQSPQIFKQILMISGFDRYFQIARCFRDEDLRADRQPEFTQIDLEMTFPTQDQVFAVVERFLTASFSAVGETINTPFLRMSYDEAIRKYGIDKPDMRLPAMADLTDVLTPELRTTLKIEQKLPVLGFVIPSVGELSSTARKSLLSEVRASFGDSGLDLLDLVRLRTAEQFVPLADAISEKLNAELVAFNGSSLTSNDLAVVVTPKLETPEMWNFDRQWIWKRVGQLRLELAKKYADKHGLFEKKGTPDDYKFLWVTDFPMYEWNEEKKTWDAAHHPFTSPHEEDIISGALFNDKGAVRASAYDVVLNGLELGSGSIRIHRKDVQAEIFRSLGMSDEEAKERFGFFLDALEYGTPPHGGIALGIDRIVMLLAGAQSLREVIAFPKTAKAIDLMVDAPSHATDMQLKELHLRPTVRS, translated from the coding sequence GTGACACTGGATTTTCTAGGTTCCACTACCCGCACACACCGGTGCGGAGAACTTCGCGCCGCAGATGCCGGCAAACCCGTCGTCCTGATGGGCTGGATCAACCGCCGCCGCGACCACGGCGACCTGATCTTCCTGGATCTGCGCGACCGTACCGGCATTACCCAGGTGGTGCTCGACAAGTCGCTCTCCGGCCACGACGCGCTGGCCAAGGCCGAAACCTCGCGTCCTGAGTACGTCATCGCCGCCCTCGGCAAGGTTCGCCTGCGCGACGAATCGCTGGTCAATCCCAAGATGCCGACCGGTGAGATCGAGGTGCTAGCCACCGAGCTTCTGATTCTGAACGACGCCAAGACGCCGCCCTTCTCGCCTGCCGACGACGCCATTCAGAATGAAGAGATGCGGTTGAAGTACCGCTACATTGACCTGCGCCGCGCCGAGATGCAGCAGAACTTCCTCGTGCGCCATAAGGTCAACCAGGCCATCCGCCAGACTCTCTCCGACGAAGGCTTCCTCGAGATCGAGACTCCGTTCATGACGCGCTCCACCCCGGAGGGCGCACGTGATTACCTGGTTCCCTCTCGCGTTCATCCCGGCACCTTCTACGCTCTGCCGCAGTCGCCGCAGATCTTCAAGCAGATTCTGATGATCTCGGGCTTCGACCGCTACTTCCAGATCGCCCGCTGCTTCCGCGATGAAGACCTCCGTGCCGATCGCCAGCCGGAGTTTACCCAGATCGACCTGGAGATGACCTTCCCCACACAGGATCAGGTCTTTGCCGTCGTCGAGCGCTTCCTCACCGCCTCCTTCTCGGCCGTGGGCGAGACCATCAATACCCCCTTCCTGCGTATGAGCTACGACGAGGCCATACGCAAGTACGGTATCGACAAGCCCGACATGCGCCTGCCTGCGATGGCCGATCTGACCGACGTGCTAACACCTGAGCTGCGCACCACCCTCAAGATCGAGCAGAAGCTACCTGTACTTGGCTTTGTGATTCCTTCGGTGGGCGAACTCTCCAGCACCGCCCGCAAGTCGCTGCTCAGCGAGGTTCGTGCCTCGTTCGGCGACAGCGGCCTCGACCTGCTCGACCTGGTCCGCCTGCGCACCGCCGAGCAGTTCGTTCCGCTCGCCGATGCTATCTCTGAGAAGCTGAACGCGGAACTCGTTGCCTTCAACGGATCGAGCCTTACGTCCAACGATCTGGCAGTAGTCGTCACCCCCAAGCTCGAAACACCAGAGATGTGGAACTTCGACCGCCAGTGGATCTGGAAGCGCGTCGGCCAGCTTCGCCTGGAGCTGGCAAAGAAGTACGCCGACAAGCACGGCCTCTTCGAGAAAAAGGGCACGCCCGACGACTACAAGTTCCTCTGGGTCACTGACTTCCCCATGTACGAGTGGAACGAGGAGAAGAAGACCTGGGACGCGGCACACCATCCGTTCACCTCGCCGCACGAAGAGGACATCATCTCCGGAGCTCTCTTCAACGACAAGGGAGCCGTTCGGGCCTCGGCGTATGACGTAGTGCTCAACGGACTGGAGCTCGGTTCGGGCTCGATCCGTATCCATCGCAAGGATGTGCAGGCTGAGATCTTCCGTTCGCTGGGCATGAGCGATGAAGAAGCCAAGGAGCGTTTCGGCTTCTTTCTCGATGCGCTGGAGTACGGCACGCCTCCGCACGGCGGCATCGCCCTCGGCATCGACCGCATCGTCATGCTGCTGGCCGGCGCTCAGAGCCTGCGCGAGGTCATCGCCTTCCCGAAGACAGCAAAGGCCATCGACCTGATGGTCGATGCTCCCAGCCACGCCACCGACATGCAGCTGAAGGAACTCCACCTGCGCCCCACGGTTCGCAGCTAG